The segment aagttgatttccattgatatctgatcgatttttgatcaaataaaaaaaagtacgattttatcatatgaggagcaaaaatcgtacttttttttcaagtcacttttcaaccaacttttgatgggttttaaagctaaaagttaataaatatgcattctaaagttgatttccattgatatctgatcgatttttgataaaataaaaaaaagtacgattttatcatatgaggagcaaaaatcgtactttttttctcaagtcaattttcaaccaacttttgatgggtttcaaagctaaaagttaataaatattcattctaaagttgatttccattgatatctgatcgatttttgatgaaataaaaaaaagtacgattttatcatatgaggagcaaaaatcgtactttttttctcaagtcaattttcaaccaacttttgatgggtttcaaagctaaaagttaataaatatgcattctaaagttgatttccattgatatctgatcgatttttgatgaaataaaaaaaagtacgattttatcatatgaggagcaaaaatcgtactttttttctcaagtcaattttcaaccaacttttgatgggtttcaaagctaaaagttaataaatatgcattctaaagttgatttccattgatatctgatcgatttttgatgaaataaaaaaaagtacgattttatcatatgaggagcaaaaatcgtactttttttctcaagtcaattttcaaccaacttttgatgggtttcaaagctaaaagttaataaatatgcattctaaagttgatttccattgatatctgatcgatttttgatgaaataaaaaaaagtacgattttatcatatgaggagcaaaaatcgtactttttttttcaagtcacttttcaaccaacttttgatgggttttaaagctaaaagttaataaatatgcattctaaagttgatttccattgatatctgatcgatttttgatgaaataaaaaaaaagtacgattttatcatatgaggagcaaaaatcgtactttttttttcaagtcacttttcaaccaacttttgatgggttttaaagctaaaagttaataaatatgcattctaaagttgatttccattgatatctgatcgatttttgatgaaataaaaaaaagtacgattttatcatatgaggagcaaaaatcgtactttttttctcaagtcaattttcaaccaacttttgatgggtttcaaagctaaaagttaataaatatgcattctaaagttgatttccattgatatctgatcgatttttgatgaaataaaaaaaagtacgattttatcatatgaggagcaaaaatcgtactttttttctcaagtcaattttcaaccaacttttgatgggtttcaaagctaaaagttaataaatatgcattctaaagttgatttccattgatatctgatcgatttttgatgaaataaaaaaaagtacgattttatcatatgaggagcaaaaatcgtactttttttctcaagtcaattttcaaccaacttttgatgggtttcaaagctaaaagttaataaatatgcattctaaagttgatttccattgatatctgatcgatttttgatgaaataaaaaaaagtacgattttatcatatgaggagcaaaaatcgtactttttttctcaagtcacttttcaaccaacttttgatgggtttcaaagctaaaagttaataaatatgcattctaaagttgatttccattgatatctgatcgatttttgatgaaataaaaaaaagtacgattttatcatatgaggagcaaaaatcgtactttttttctcaagtcaattttcaaccaacttttgatgggtttcaaagctaaaagttaataaatattcattctaaagttgatttccattgatatctgatcgatttttgatgaaataaaaaaaagtacgattttatcatatgaggagcaaaaatcgtactttttttctcaagtcaattttcaaccaacttttgatgggtttcaaagctaaaagttaataaatattcattctaaagttgatttccattgatatctgatcgatttttgatgaaataaaaaaaaagtacgattttatcatatgaggagcaaaaatcgtactttttttctcaagtcacttttcaaccaacttttgatgggttttaaagctaaaagttaataaatatgcattctaaagttgatttccattgatatctgatcgatttttgatgaaataaaaaaaagtacgattttatcatatgaggagcaaaaatcgtactttttttctcaagtcacttttcaaccaacttttgatgggtttcaaagctaaaagttaataaatatgcattctaaagttgatttccattgatatctgatcgatttttgatgaaataaaaaaaagtacgattttatcatatgaggagcaaaaatcgtactttttttctcaagtcacttttcaaccaacttttgatgggtttcaaagctaaaagttaataaatatgcattctaaagttgatttccattgatatctgatcgatttttgatgaaataaaaaaaaagtacgattttatcatatgaggagcaaaaatcgtactttttttctcaagtcacttttcaaccaacttttgatgggtttcaaagctaaaagttaataaatatgcattctaaagttgatttccattgatatctgatcgatttttgatgaaataaaaaaaagtacgattttatcatatgaggagcaaaaatcgtactttttttctcaagtcaattttcaaccaacttttgatgggtttcaaagctaaaagttaataaatatgcattctaaagttgatttccattgatatctgatcgatttttgatgaaataaaaaaaagtacgattttatcatatgaggagcaaaaatcgtactttttttctcaagtcaattttcaaccaacttttgatgggtttcaaagctaaaagttaataaatatgcattctaaagttgatttccattgatatctgatcgatttttgatgaaataaaaaaaagtacgattttatcatatgaggagcaaaaatcgtactttttttctcaagtcaattttcaaccaacttttgatgggtttcaaagctaaaagttaataaatatgcattctaaagctgatttccattgatatctgatcgatttttgatgaaataaaaaaaagtacgattttatcatatgaggagcaaaaatcgtactttttttctcaagtcaattttcaaccaacttttgatgggtttcaaagctaaaagttaataaatatgcattctaaagttgatttccattgatatctgatcgatttttgatgaaataaaaaaaagtacgattttatcatatgaggagcaaaaatcgtactttttttctcaagtcaattttcaaccaacttttgatgggtttcaaagctaaaagttaataaatatgcattctaaagttgatttccattgatatctgatcgatttttgatgaaataaaaaaaagtacgattttatcatatgaggagcaaaaatcgtactttttttctcaagtcaattttcaaccaacttttgatgggtttcaaagctaaaagttaataaatatgcattctaaagttgatttccattgatatctgatcgatttttgatgaaataaaaaaaagtacgattttatcatatgaggagcaaaaatcgtactttttttctcaagtcaattttcaaccaacttttgatgggtttcaaagctaaaagttaataaatatgcattctaaagttgatttccattgatatctgatcgatttttgatgaaataaaaaaaagtacgattttatcatatgaggagcaaaaatcgtactttttttctcaagtcaattttcaaccaacttttgatgggtttcaaagctaaaagttaataaatatgcattctaaagttgatttccattgatatctgatcgatttttgatgaaataaaaaaaagtacgattttatcatatgaggagcaaaaatcgtactttttttctcaagtcaattttcaaccaacttttgatgggtttcaaagctaaaagttaataaatatgcattctaaagttcatttccattgatatctgatcgatttttgatgaaataaaaaaaagtacgattttatcatatgaggagcaaaaatcgtactttttttctcaagtcaattttcaaccaacttttgatgggtttcaaagctaaaagttaataaatatgcattctaaagttgatttccattgatatctgatcgatttttgatgaaataaaaaaaagtacgattttatcatatgaggagcaaaaatcgtactttttttctcaagtcaattttcaaccaacttttgatgggtttcaaagctaaaagttaataaatattcattctaaagttgatttccattgatatctgatcgatttttgatgaaataaaaaaaagtacgattttatcatatgaggagcaaaaatcgtactttttttctcaaatcatattttcaattaaaaaaaataagataatttttacgtattttttacgtatttttttacgtattttttacgtattttgataCCTTTGAATTTCAAAGCTTTACAAccatcgttgtttttttctcaagtcaagtttcaaccaacttttgatggatttcaaagctaaaattaaataaatattcattctgaagatgatttctattTATATTAggtcaattttgtaaaattcgcCATAATAACGGTCTTTTGACTTTAAACACTTGCTTCAACATATCGAAAGCAgcctgtataaaaaaaaacttatcattgcaataattttttttatttatttttacttgtttgTATTCGAAGATAAGTCAGTGTATTGCCGGTCATTGTACAAAATGGAACCTGTTGTCATTGTTCATGGaggtttgttaatttttttttctttttcaaccgTAAAATGTTCTTTAAAACACTTTAATTGCAGGAGCGGGAGACATTCCAACATCGCGCGTCGAAGGAAAACTCAATGGAGTAAAAAAAGCTGTGAAAACAggcaagtttttatttttttctcatcaaatttGCGTTCAATGacctcaaaaatttgtttttttcgaaGGTTACAAGTCTCTTCTTGAATCGGGATCCGTTCTACAAGCCGTCGAAGATGCCGTTAAAGTCATGGAATTGGATGAAAACTTCAATGCGGGTTACGGTTCGGTTCTCACGTGCGACGGAACTGTCGAAATGGAAGCAAGTCTCATGGAAATGCGAAAAAACGCTCTCGGCCCGCCCCAAATCAACGCTGGATGCGTAACTTTAGTCAAAGACATCCATCATCCAATCAGTTTGGCGCGAAAAGTCTTGGAAACTCCTCACAATTTCATCGGCGGCGAACAAGCGAATATTCTCGCGAAAAAACATGGCTTCGAAATCCTCCCGGATGGCGCTTTAATCACAGAATTCGCCAAACTCGCCTTGGAAGAGTGGAAAAACGAATCGGAACGGGGCACAGTTCAATTCGCTCGCACCGAAATCGGCGAAGAAGATCGTTTCGGAGAAGGCGGAACAGTTGGCGCTGTTGCCATTGACAAAGACGGCAATATCGCAGTGGCGACATCAACGGGAGGCATCACAGGAAAGTACCGAGGACGCATCGGAGATACGCCGCTTTTGGGTTGCGGGACATTTTGCAATGAATTTGGGGGCGTTTCGACCACGGGACACGGAGAAACCATCATGAAATCCGTTTTAGCGCACGATATTTTGAAACGAATCGAGTATTTGGGACAGGCACCGCAAAAAGCTTGCGAAGAAGCATGTCGAAATATGACGAAAAATCTCGAAGGCACGGGCGGAGCAATTTGCATCGACAAAAATGGCGAAGTTGGCGTTTATTTCACTTCGAATCGCATGGCATGGGCTTATCAGAAGAAAGATACGATCACTTATGGAATTAATCACAAGTCAGATAAGGCACATGGAATCGATATTTTGAGCGAGAAAGTCGAGGGAAAGGGGATTTTGGgtcttttttaattgaaaagttaattttttgcataattttctatattttcttcttataCTCAAGTCATCCAAACGTTAGATAGATATCACATTTTCATTTGAACCATTCTTATATACgtataaaatgttattttttttgcataaaaaatctaaatacaaTATATAGGAATGCTATAGgtaatataatatttagttGGGCtgataaaataagaattaaaaatgttttcgatttccgtttcgaaaattttttaatattaatttttaaaattaagaagaaatttttttttacaaatttgaaaattttcaacttaaaaaaaaataaatttttcttaactcatttttacataaattatgatttttttggaaatttatgataaatttaaaatttataaaaaaagattaaaattgattaaaaatttaaaatttaaaaaaattaaaattaataaaaaatttaaaattcataaaaattttaaaattcataaaaaaatttaaaattcataaaaacaatttaaaaatcattaaaaaaaattaaattcgtaaaaaattaaaattgataaaaaatttaaaattgataaaaaatttaaaattgattaaaaattttaaattcataaaaaaattttaattgataaaaaatttaaaattcataaaaaaattaaatttgataaaaaaaaattaaatttaaaattgaattgaattctaaaaaattttctaaaaattaagaaaaataattctaaagcaaattagaaaatttatcaattttaagttgataaaaaaatttaaaattaaaaaaaaaaataattaaattgttaaaaaattcaaaattgacaaaaaatttaaaatttataaaaaaaattgtaaaaattgtaaatttggtaaaatttataaaattgataaaaatttcaaaattcataaaaaaaaatttaaaaaattaagaaaaaaaatttaaaatttttaactaaaattgaattaaattcttcaaaattttctaaaaattaattaaaaatcgaaaacatttttaattatcatttttaaccattttaatTGGGATATTCCCCGCTGAAACTTTGGGTTGAATCAAAACTGCCTGAGCTCATGTCACCGTTGTCCAAATTTATGAGGCTGTGTCctggaactgaaaaaaaattaaataaattatttttttttttaatttttgaaataaaattttttcacctttttgatcattttcataattttttgcaaaaattccttattatttttttttttttaaataaaaaaaatcattttttaaatcttttcttaattattcttatttattttcctaaaattatttttttttaatatctcgtTTAATCttactataattttttattaacagaaaaaacaatgaataaaaatttctaagagctaaattaaatcgaagatttttttctttcttcctataaattaataataataataaaatatctttttttacaattttcttcattttttaagtcttttttttatatactttttgttccatttttttaaagcaataataatgataataaaaaaattcgagctttgcagcttttttttttaataaaagataaatataaatatttttttatgcagcAGAAATCGAGTTAAAATCAAGGTAGgaggcagttttttttttgatagaaacaTTTGGACGAAAAAATGAAAGCAGTTTTTGGCCTGAAAtggcaatttttaaatttttcgactaattttgactttcattccttttttaaaaattttttcagtgcatggaataaattttatccctTCTTCTAGTCTTATCCTTGATCCAGtctgtttaacttttttatttacttaaatctacaataatttaaaataatttcgttaattttttttcaaagctgcTCTTTTGCTCAAAAGAagcttttgcaattttttttttaatttttttttataaatatttttttttctctcattgagagattttcacaatttttttttttataaatacaatCATCAATCAACACCGtcgtccaaaaaaaaaaatacaaacaaaaaacgctTTATCTGCGCTTTTTTCGGGATTTTctcttgttattgttgttattgttactCGAAACGTGCGTCGGCGTATTTTGAACGCTACTGACCTCGTTCACGATGCACGACAAATCCGTCGATGGCGTGTCATCGTTCTTCGAATCGTCACTTTTAACGCTATTTTTGATCAGCGGTCTTAGTTCTTCGTCATCTTCTTCATTTTGCTTGATCGCCCGATCACTCAACACTGCAGAATTTTCCTCCGTATTGTCATCGGAGCCGGATGACGTGGTATCGTCAGTAGAACGTGGCGAAACATCATCATTGACGTCAACTAATTCTGTTATTTTGGGACTTTCTTCCGTTTCGAGACTTTTATAGTCGGAATCTTGACTTTCGTGCGGCTCCGTGACGATTTCTTGTTTGTCCGTGTCTTCTTTGAGACTTGAACACATTgcgaaaatgagttttttgttgttaaaattgCTCCAAACGCCCGGCGGTTCCTCGAATTTCTCCTCGGGCTCGTCAGGCAAGTCATTTTGGGACTTTTCGAAGGAGTCAACGAAGTTCTCTAATGGGTCGAGGGGTTCGAGAGATGGAAATTTCAAGTCTAACGAGAATTTATCGGTAATTGTGTCGATTGGGGCGATGTCTTCAATTGAATCTGATTTTGTATCGAGCAGTATTTCAgtacttttttcttcatcttcttccAGGGGCTCGATTTCTACTTCGATTTCGGGCTCAATTTCAGGTTCAGGTAAaaattcttcgattttttgttcaacaatctcttcaatttttgatttaacttcaggttttttgctgaaaaattcTTCTGGTTGCTTGAAAAGAGGTTTGGATGAGTGATCAATTACTTCCTCGAACAGTTCCGTGcgttttttcgacttttcttTCTTATTATTGGTACTACTGGCCTTCGTTTCTTTCGATATTTCGCTCGGTTTTGGCTTTTCCACGGGCTTTTCTTCAGGTTCCTTCGGTAATTTgggtttttctttcgtttcctTCACAATTTGCTTCTTTCCCTccgcttttttgttgtttttattgccGGTCGTCTTCGTTTTGGGCACATTTTCATTGTAAATCGGTACAATTAGCTTCGCATTTTGCAAAATGTTGGTGTTTCGTTCCTTCGTCGCAGGCGGATTTTCCATCGGAGGCGATCCCGCGTTGTTGTTATCATTGATTACCGTTACGAAGGGTCGAAAAAGTGTCTCGTCGCAGTTTTCGTGGGCATGCTGACTCGCCGACGTACTCGTGTTGGCAAACGTAAAGTCGTCGTTTATCGTTGTCACCGTGCCAAGTGGATTGACGATTTTCAGTTGCGTTGCTCGAAATGTCGCCAAATTCTGCGTTGAGCCGTAGCATGACGAGCTTGTCGACGACGACTCTCCTCCTCCTCCTGTGACgatgagaaaaagaaaaaagccaTAGGCAAACTTTAATGGAAGCTTCTTTAgctattttttacttttttttttgttagcgaaagattaaaaaaaaaattagtgaaaaaaattaactaacaataaaaatttattaaaaaaaaggaacaaaaagtgtgcaaaaaaaatcgaatggaATACCATGAggcaaaaaaatgtgtgctttatgatacaaaaaaacaactaaaacaTGGTATTTTTgctatacataaaaaaattttgatttgccTATGGCTTTCACTCTTTCTACAGTCGAAAGTCTCAACAGCGAAGTACAATACGTAACGAAACGTGGGGCGATGGCAGTTACTTATTGtacttttccaaattttttttcgaaataataaagaaatttcacacaaatatcatgaaaaatgatcaaaaatcaagcgaatttgcatgaaattttgcatttcaacGACGTTGAACGattatttctttgaatttttagcttgCGATGAATAAAAAAGTCCATTATAGTAcaactcaaacaaaaaaactcacaatttTGGGACTTTTCTATGCATCGTTTTAcagaaaaaggcaaaaattgaagaaaaaattatatttacccgGAATATCATGAGAAACCGCAGGAGATTCTCGCATGGCATCTGCTAAGTCTTCCTTAATTTGTGTCTCGCCTTGCACGAAATGAGGATAATCGCCGCCAGATTCGTGATGTTCCAAGGTAAATGCGTCACTCATACGGGGACTTTGCTCTGTGCTGcctgaaattcattttaaaaaaaaatttaaataatttgaaattataaaaaaaaataaaatttaaaaaaaaatttttgaaattaggtatttaaaaaaaatttaaaattataaaaaaaaagtttaaaattaataaaaaaaaaaattattaaaaaatattttaaatttaaaaaaaaaattaaattattaaaaaaaaattaaattattaaaaaaaaaaatttaaattatcaaaaaaagaaaaaaattaaatgaataaaaaaaaattaaaattattgaaaaaaaaaattgaaaagtaaaaaaattaaacttacttGAACCCGATTCAATACTGAGCGATTTTCCGGGTATCGGCATGTTAATGGAGTTCGATCTGTTCGTCTTGCCTGTCGGAATTGGCGGTGTACCGATTTCAATTGAATGTTCATCCAAGCCAGAAAGAGATCCTCCGCTTGGAATGGAAtatgtctaaaaaatttttttaatttaatttatttttttttatttttgatatttttgataaaaaaaaaacaattttaccttgaattgaaattgagGTCCCATCCAAAGACGTCGATGAGGTCCCGAATGCGTGATAATTTCTACTTGAGAAAGCCATTTGTCGCCtttgttgtcgtcgttttCGTCAATTTGTGAGCTGCGATTGAGCTTCTCAAAGTCATTCAATAACGGGTTGCTCGAAGGTAATGGCGGAACGACATCCGGGAAACTTTCATTGCGCAACAAAGTCCATTGAGCTTTTGCCTCGACTTGGAGCTCGAACGGGGTTTCATCGGAAATTTTCTCTTTGGGAACgtctgaaattaaatttttcattaaattttttgaaaaatgaaaaatttgatagttTTGCTTAAAGTgacttaaagtaaaattttaaattaaattaaaaaaaattagaaaattaaaaaaaaattaaaaaaaaaatataaaaaaaaattaaattgatgaaacaaaatttataaagttaaaaaaaaaattttttaaataatttttaatacaaaaattaaaaaattttaaaagtttaaaaaaaaattaaaattgtgaaaaaaatttatgaattgatgattaagatttttttgtcaaattaaaaaaatatatattaaaaagaaaactttaaaaaaatttaaaaaattaaaaaaaaaattttttttattgctgaaatttttaaacatgaaaattttaattataagaagtaaatttaaaattgaaaaaaaaaattgcaaaaaaaaattaaaaatttttatgatgatgataaaatttttaaatgaaaataataatcttaattatttattttacgattttgtaaatatttttatttctcaattttagattaaaaaaaggagaattttttcgatttcattaaaaaaattaaatttagaaaaaaaaacttactcgaAGCTGGTTTCGTATCGATATCGTATTGCACTAATTGCCCCATGCTCGTCATAATGAACAACGAATCCGCTACTTTGCGTTTTTTCGTCATATTTCCCGTAATTTGGGGAATATTGTTCAGCAAATAACTGCGATCCTTCCCGAAAATCGCCGCAACTTTCAAATGACTTCCATCCAATTCGCTCGCCGAGTAATTTCGTTGTCTCGTTCCCGTTGCTTTGGCCGAAGTCGAACCGCTTCCCGTCGTCGCAA is part of the Culicoides brevitarsis isolate CSIRO-B50_1 chromosome 3, AGI_CSIRO_Cbre_v1, whole genome shotgun sequence genome and harbors:
- the LOC134833037 gene encoding probable isoaspartyl peptidase/L-asparaginase GA20639; translated protein: MEPVVIVHGGAGDIPTSRVEGKLNGVKKAVKTGYKSLLESGSVLQAVEDAVKVMELDENFNAGYGSVLTCDGTVEMEASLMEMRKNALGPPQINAGCVTLVKDIHHPISLARKVLETPHNFIGGEQANILAKKHGFEILPDGALITEFAKLALEEWKNESERGTVQFARTEIGEEDRFGEGGTVGAVAIDKDGNIAVATSTGGITGKYRGRIGDTPLLGCGTFCNEFGGVSTTGHGETIMKSVLAHDILKRIEYLGQAPQKACEEACRNMTKNLEGTGGAICIDKNGEVGVYFTSNRMAWAYQKKDTITYGINHKSDKAHGIDILSEKVEGKGILGLF
- the LOC134833036 gene encoding breast carcinoma-amplified sequence 3 homolog, which encodes MIMSADMKRNALLVVPPQPVSDRTIIESVTDFISDVTQSNAHTSDTKTQILWVRFETCSQMSDVVTEHSADDLLSNSILLILGYSNGIQVWSIPANGEAVEVLSWRHGLVKCLKVLPTPLIDAAKEKIDQYFYKRPLIALCEAGSNPQFQYFSVNFISLKDGDQVKNIKFKSPVVDIFANRTSVVLTFTEKIAVFDLVTLEDRLTITTCQVSPGITPNPIALGARWIAYSEKSMHIAKKSGGGYNGDGEISYTATVLNAAKTLGKSLKDLGGQVAAGLTGSTTSNMSFNSSGNPSESVQYGVVTVLDIKNPIKEHSPGNPISINGSDPIVAHFVAHKDPIVAMAFDFSGMLLFTADKKGHNFHIFRIYPHPISSALAAVHHLYTLHRGDTTAKVQDIVFSLDSRYVAVLTTRGTTHLFAITPYGGEIGLRTHSQHHVVNKLSRFHRSAGILIAEGRSNSPVNFSEQQCVPYHSAYANPRLPPYTCPTFLLPLAQIRQPSAVATTGSGSTSAKATGTRQRNYSASELDGSHLKVAAIFGKDRSYLLNNIPQITGNMTKKRKVADSLFIMTSMGQLVQYDIDTKPASNVPKEKISDETPFELQVEAKAQWTLLRNESFPDVVPPLPSSNPLLNDFEKLNRSSQIDENDDNKGDKWLSQVEIITHSGPHRRLWMGPQFQFKTYSIPSGGSLSGLDEHSIEIGTPPIPTGKTNRSNSINMPIPGKSLSIESGSSSTEQSPRMSDAFTLEHHESGGDYPHFVQGETQIKEDLADAMRESPAVSHDIPGGGGESSSTSSSCYGSTQNLATFRATQLKIVNPLGTVTTINDDFTFANTSTSASQHAHENCDETLFRPFVTVINDNNNAGSPPMENPPATKERNTNILQNAKLIVPIYNENVPKTKTTGNKNNKKAEGKKQIVKETKEKPKLPKEPEEKPVEKPKPSEISKETKASSTNNKKEKSKKRTELFEEVIDHSSKPLFKQPEEFFSKKPEVKSKIEEIVEQKIEEFLPEPEIEPEIEVEIEPLEEDEEKSTEILLDTKSDSIEDIAPIDTITDKFSLDLKFPSLEPLDPLENFVDSFEKSQNDLPDEPEEKFEEPPGVWSNFNNKKLIFAMCSSLKEDTDKQEIVTEPHESQDSDYKSLETEESPKITELVDVNDDVSPRSTDDTTSSGSDDNTEENSAVLSDRAIKQNEEDDEELRPLIKNSVKSDDSKNDDTPSTDLSCIVNEVSSVQNTPTHVSSNNNNNNKRKSRKKRR